In one window of Arthrobacter pascens DNA:
- a CDS encoding hotdog fold thioesterase, with protein MAEAILSGASHPILENDYASEWMGIQVLALSDGHATIRMKLRQEMLNGFGMAHGGMIFAFADSAFALACNPVNPAPGEEDTITVAAGVDINFLKPAYRGQVITAVADRRTSAGRSGLYDIQIFAADPDAQPNSQNPGELIAEFRGRSRTIPKK; from the coding sequence ATGGCTGAAGCAATCCTTTCCGGGGCATCGCACCCGATCCTGGAAAACGACTACGCCTCCGAATGGATGGGCATCCAGGTCCTCGCCCTCAGTGACGGTCACGCCACCATCCGGATGAAGTTGCGGCAGGAAATGCTCAACGGCTTCGGCATGGCCCACGGCGGAATGATCTTCGCTTTCGCCGACTCCGCTTTCGCCCTGGCGTGCAATCCGGTCAACCCGGCACCCGGCGAGGAAGACACCATCACCGTGGCCGCCGGCGTCGACATCAACTTCCTCAAACCTGCCTACCGCGGCCAGGTGATCACCGCCGTCGCCGACCGCCGCACCAGTGCAGGACGCAGCGGCCTTTATGACATCCAGATTTTCGCCGCCGACCCCGACGCCCAGCCCAATTCCCAGAATCCGGGCGAACTCATCGCAGAGTTCCGCGGACGCAGCCGGACCATCCCCAAGAAGTAG
- the pta gene encoding phosphate acetyltransferase translates to MAKGIYVSATTPGSGKSLVALGLADTLHRHADRIGFFKPVVLGPDVADDPMVALMKARFALDDGRCRAGLTFAEVRSLLAEGKRAEIDARCVEIFAEMGRLCDVVIVEGTDLTGQDAAVEFDLNARLANNLAAPVVAVVSAKGRTVAEAAAAVEVARKELAAEKCALLAIMVNRADPADVEAIAAEVKPGASGRPVYVLPELEEIARPTTGEVANALGVRQIAGRADMERDVRDIKVAAMNVGNFLHVLNEGALVIVPGDRADVMVACLASSFSPEFPVPSALILTGGLAPDANIYPLLAQAPFPVFASSEDTYTTARKVSEVRSEIWSGHRRKVASALGLWSRRVDEAELVERLHLPRAERMTPLRFLHDLIERARSQRRHVVLPEGTDVRILRAAEILQRRDVCDLTLLGHESEVREAAAARGIDLSGINIVDPATSGLRQAFAEKYAELRAHKGVDLAKALEIMQDGSYFGTMMVQLGVVDGMVSGAAHTTAHTIRPALEFVKTRDGVKIVSSVFLMLMPDRVLVYGDCAVNPDPNAEQLADIALASAETAIQFGVEPRVAMLSYSTGGSGSGEAVDKVRQATELVRRLRPDLAVEGPIQYDAAVDASIARSKMPGSTVAGQATVFIFPDLNTGNNTYKAVQQSSGAVAVGPVLQGLRKPVNDLSRGCTVEDIVNTVAITAIQAQAPVPTQAVTTARAPAL, encoded by the coding sequence ATGGCTAAAGGCATTTACGTCAGCGCAACCACCCCGGGCTCAGGCAAATCGCTTGTGGCACTGGGCCTGGCAGACACCCTGCACCGGCATGCCGACCGAATCGGCTTCTTCAAGCCCGTGGTGCTCGGCCCCGACGTGGCCGATGACCCCATGGTGGCGCTCATGAAAGCACGCTTCGCGCTCGACGACGGCCGCTGCCGTGCCGGCCTGACCTTCGCCGAGGTGCGCTCATTGCTCGCTGAAGGAAAGCGGGCCGAGATTGATGCCCGGTGCGTGGAGATCTTTGCCGAGATGGGCCGGCTCTGCGACGTCGTGATCGTGGAGGGGACTGACCTCACCGGCCAGGACGCCGCCGTCGAGTTTGACCTCAACGCCCGGCTGGCCAACAACCTGGCCGCCCCTGTTGTGGCAGTGGTAAGCGCGAAGGGGCGTACCGTTGCCGAGGCAGCGGCCGCCGTCGAAGTGGCCCGCAAGGAACTGGCCGCGGAGAAGTGCGCGCTGCTGGCGATCATGGTGAACCGCGCCGACCCCGCCGATGTGGAGGCTATCGCGGCGGAGGTGAAACCGGGTGCCTCCGGCCGGCCCGTCTACGTACTGCCGGAGCTGGAGGAGATTGCCCGGCCCACCACGGGGGAGGTAGCCAATGCCCTTGGCGTGCGCCAGATCGCCGGACGCGCGGACATGGAACGTGACGTGCGGGACATCAAGGTGGCCGCCATGAATGTGGGCAACTTCCTGCATGTGTTGAACGAGGGGGCCCTGGTGATTGTCCCGGGGGACCGTGCGGACGTGATGGTGGCATGCCTGGCGTCGTCGTTCTCCCCCGAATTCCCGGTGCCGTCGGCGCTGATCCTGACCGGCGGCCTGGCGCCTGACGCCAACATTTATCCGCTCCTGGCGCAGGCACCTTTTCCTGTGTTCGCCTCCAGCGAGGACACCTACACCACTGCACGCAAGGTCTCCGAGGTGCGGAGCGAGATCTGGTCCGGGCACCGGCGCAAGGTGGCATCAGCGCTCGGCCTGTGGTCCAGGCGCGTGGACGAGGCCGAACTCGTGGAGCGCCTGCACCTGCCGCGGGCTGAGCGCATGACGCCCCTGAGGTTCCTGCATGATCTCATCGAACGTGCGCGGTCCCAGCGCCGACACGTGGTGCTGCCTGAAGGCACCGACGTCCGGATCCTCAGGGCGGCCGAGATTCTGCAGCGCCGCGATGTCTGCGACCTCACCCTCCTGGGCCACGAGTCGGAGGTCCGCGAAGCCGCTGCGGCCCGGGGCATCGACCTGTCCGGGATCAACATCGTGGACCCGGCAACGTCCGGCCTGCGCCAGGCTTTCGCGGAGAAGTATGCAGAGCTGCGGGCGCATAAGGGCGTGGACCTGGCCAAGGCGCTGGAGATCATGCAGGACGGCAGCTACTTCGGCACCATGATGGTGCAGCTGGGGGTGGTGGACGGGATGGTGTCCGGCGCCGCGCACACCACCGCGCATACCATCCGTCCGGCGCTGGAGTTTGTGAAGACCCGCGACGGCGTAAAGATTGTGTCCTCGGTGTTCCTCATGCTGATGCCGGACCGGGTGCTCGTGTACGGCGACTGTGCAGTGAACCCTGACCCGAATGCTGAGCAGCTGGCGGACATTGCCCTGGCCTCGGCGGAAACGGCGATTCAGTTCGGCGTGGAACCGCGGGTGGCCATGTTGTCCTATTCAACCGGCGGGTCCGGCTCGGGGGAGGCCGTGGACAAAGTGCGGCAGGCCACCGAACTCGTCCGCCGGCTCCGGCCCGATCTCGCCGTCGAAGGCCCCATCCAGTACGACGCCGCCGTGGACGCTTCCATTGCCCGATCCAAAATGCCCGGTTCGACTGTCGCCGGGCAGGCGACGGTATTCATCTTCCCGGACCTGAACACCGGCAACAACACCTACAAGGCAGTGCAGCAGAGCTCCGGAGCCGTCGCCGTCGGACCTGTGCTGCAGGGGCTGAGGAAGCCTGTCAACGATCTCTCCCGCGGCTGCACGGTGGAGGACATCGTGAACACCGTGGCCATCACGGCCATCCAGGCGCAGGCGCCGGTACCGACTCAAGCGGTGACGACGGCCCGGGCCCCAGCTCTCTAG
- a CDS encoding acetate kinase: protein MLVLVINSGSSSLKYQVRDVAAGSVLTEGLIEKIGMGNGGDGDGEIEGPRDHAEALEQVDAAIHAELGDLELAAVGHRVVHGGERFAEPVLIDNEITRAIERLNPLAPLHNPANVLGIRAITRKWPELPQVAVFDTAFHRTLPEHAWRYAVPDELYTSYGIRRYGFHGTSHEYVTHRAAALLGLSLEAFDGVIAHLGNGASITAVRGGHSVDTSMGFTPLEGLVMGTRSGDLDPSILVFLGRAGWTPEDIDSMLNRESGLKGLAGNNDMRSVVEAAEAGDAKASLALAVASYRLAKYIGGYHVAVGGAKALVFTAGIGENSSQFRTMVADRLGALGIEVDAGLNSERSAEPRVISTPDSRIPVLVVPTDEEQAIAEATAAVVHSSVAP from the coding sequence ATGCTTGTGCTCGTCATCAATTCCGGATCGTCCTCGCTCAAGTACCAGGTGCGTGATGTCGCCGCAGGCAGTGTGCTGACCGAGGGCTTGATCGAAAAGATCGGCATGGGCAACGGCGGTGACGGGGATGGCGAGATTGAAGGCCCGCGGGACCACGCGGAGGCGCTGGAACAGGTGGATGCAGCCATCCACGCGGAACTCGGGGACCTTGAACTGGCGGCGGTGGGGCACCGCGTCGTGCATGGCGGCGAGCGGTTTGCCGAGCCGGTCCTGATCGACAATGAAATCACCCGCGCCATCGAGCGGCTTAACCCGCTGGCGCCGCTGCACAACCCCGCAAATGTCCTGGGTATCCGGGCCATCACCAGGAAGTGGCCGGAGCTGCCGCAGGTGGCAGTCTTCGACACCGCCTTCCACCGCACGCTGCCCGAGCACGCCTGGCGCTACGCCGTGCCGGATGAGCTCTACACCAGCTACGGGATCCGCCGCTACGGCTTCCACGGCACCTCGCACGAATACGTGACACACCGCGCAGCCGCGCTGCTGGGCCTTTCGCTGGAAGCGTTCGACGGCGTGATCGCCCACCTCGGGAACGGCGCCTCCATCACGGCCGTTCGGGGCGGCCACTCCGTGGACACGTCCATGGGCTTCACTCCGCTGGAGGGCCTCGTGATGGGCACCCGCTCCGGCGACCTGGACCCGTCCATCCTGGTGTTCCTGGGCCGGGCCGGCTGGACCCCTGAGGACATCGACTCCATGCTCAACCGCGAATCCGGCCTGAAGGGGCTGGCCGGCAACAACGACATGCGCTCGGTAGTGGAAGCCGCCGAGGCCGGAGACGCCAAAGCCTCGCTGGCGCTCGCCGTGGCCTCCTACCGGCTGGCGAAGTACATCGGCGGGTACCACGTGGCCGTCGGCGGGGCCAAGGCACTGGTCTTCACCGCGGGCATTGGCGAGAACTCCTCCCAGTTCCGCACCATGGTCGCGGACCGGCTGGGAGCGCTGGGCATAGAGGTCGACGCCGGCCTGAACAGTGAGCGGTCGGCGGAACCCAGGGTTATTTCCACCCCGGACTCCCGCATTCCCGTCCTGGTGGTGCCCACCGACGAAGAGCAGGCCATCGCGGAGGCAACAGCCGCCGTCGTCCATTCATCGGTTGCTCCCTAG
- a CDS encoding GNAT family N-acetyltransferase, with the protein MPEIRLPISTKRLILRRFEGRDLDAFHAYHSLPETARFLPGPPKSYTQSMERVGKYANFVYEKEGDWVCLAIEAKDSPELLGEVVLKWLPGLGQGELGWSLAPGARGQGYATEAAEAVLDLGFGELGLHRIEARLDALNAGSAALCERLTMRLEARLVDKWHYKGQWATELVYAILDMEWRCR; encoded by the coding sequence ATGCCTGAAATACGACTGCCCATCAGCACCAAACGGCTGATCCTGCGCCGCTTTGAAGGCCGCGACCTGGACGCCTTCCACGCCTACCATTCCCTTCCGGAGACGGCCCGTTTCCTGCCCGGACCGCCGAAGAGCTACACCCAGTCCATGGAACGCGTGGGCAAATACGCCAACTTTGTCTATGAAAAGGAAGGCGACTGGGTTTGCCTTGCCATCGAAGCCAAGGACTCGCCGGAGCTGCTGGGCGAGGTGGTGCTGAAGTGGCTCCCGGGCCTCGGACAGGGCGAGCTGGGCTGGTCCCTGGCTCCCGGGGCACGGGGCCAGGGCTATGCCACCGAGGCCGCAGAGGCCGTGCTGGATCTGGGGTTCGGGGAACTCGGGCTGCACCGGATCGAGGCGAGGCTCGATGCCCTCAATGCCGGTTCCGCCGCGCTATGTGAACGGCTGACCATGCGGCTGGAAGCCCGCCTGGTGGACAAGTGGCATTACAAGGGCCAGTGGGCCACCGAACTGGTCTACGCCATCCTCGACATGGAGTGGCGCTGCCGGTAA
- a CDS encoding peptidoglycan-binding protein: MEHEQNPLTDDELEAEQATALPDKEVASVLDLNADLDLGIDAAAPIDLAVAANANVAAPIDAAASANILSFGSESQALADQGVMIDQGIVADASADSVQDSTIGQGNDAVGGTEPAAGTTDSTLPGATTPDVGALPVDPAAALDGDLLNVNVDLAADADIAAPINGAVAANANVAAPIDAAVAANIGSIDSQSYAVADQDAILSQHIEGGATASADQQSDLEQ; encoded by the coding sequence ATGGAACACGAACAGAATCCATTGACTGACGACGAACTCGAAGCAGAGCAGGCCACAGCATTGCCGGACAAGGAAGTGGCATCCGTTCTGGACCTGAACGCGGATCTGGACCTCGGCATTGATGCCGCGGCCCCCATCGACCTGGCGGTTGCAGCCAATGCGAACGTGGCAGCACCCATTGATGCTGCGGCCTCGGCCAACATCCTGTCCTTCGGTTCCGAGTCCCAGGCGCTGGCGGATCAGGGCGTCATGATCGACCAGGGCATCGTGGCGGACGCGTCCGCCGACTCCGTCCAGGACAGCACGATCGGCCAGGGCAACGACGCTGTCGGCGGCACTGAACCCGCCGCAGGAACCACGGACAGTACGTTGCCTGGCGCTACAACGCCCGACGTCGGTGCGCTGCCGGTCGATCCTGCCGCGGCACTTGACGGAGACCTCCTTAATGTCAACGTTGACCTCGCCGCCGACGCTGACATCGCTGCCCCGATCAACGGCGCGGTGGCCGCCAATGCCAACGTGGCTGCCCCGATCGACGCGGCCGTGGCGGCCAACATCGGCTCCATAGACAGCCAGTCCTACGCGGTGGCAGACCAGGACGCCATCCTTTCGCAGCACATCGAGGGCGGAGCCACAGCCTCGGCCGACCAGCAGTCCGATCTCGAACAGTAA